From Candidatus Atelocyanobacterium thalassa isolate ALOHA, a single genomic window includes:
- the queD gene encoding 6-carboxytetrahydropterin synthase QueD, which translates to MNLKSSWTIYKEFRFEAAHKLPHHKGKCSRLHGHSWVGRVYITQNNLHDEGSQKGMVMDFGDINNYLNPLIENFLDHYYLNETTGLESPTSEAVAQWIFEQLEKAKLPGLTMVEVKETCTSSASYVKGSNS; encoded by the coding sequence ATGAATCTAAAGAGTAGTTGGACAATATATAAAGAATTTCGTTTTGAAGCAGCACACAAGCTACCTCATCATAAAGGGAAATGCTCTCGTCTTCATGGACATAGCTGGGTAGGAAGAGTTTATATTACACAAAACAATTTACACGATGAGGGATCACAAAAAGGTATGGTTATGGATTTTGGTGATATCAATAATTATTTAAATCCTCTTATAGAAAATTTTTTAGATCATTACTATCTTAACGAAACTACAGGCTTAGAAAGCCCAACTAGTGAGGCCGTTGCGCAATGGATTTTCGAACAACTTGAAAAAGCAAAGCTTCCTGGATTAACCATGGTTGAAGTAAAAGAAACTTGTACATCTTCTGCTAGCTATGTTAAGGGTTCTAATTCGTAA